The following coding sequences are from one Mustela lutreola isolate mMusLut2 chromosome 5, mMusLut2.pri, whole genome shotgun sequence window:
- the NLRP3 gene encoding NACHT, LRR and PYD domains-containing protein 3 isoform X5, giving the protein MNMTSVRCKLARYLEDLEDADFKKFKMHLQDYPSQKGCRPLPRSQTEKADHMDLATLMIDFNGEEKAWAMAVWIFAAINRRDLYEKAKRDAPEWDNVHVVCQEESLEEEWMGLLGYLTRISICKKRKDYCKKYKKHVRSRFQCIKDRNARLGESVNLNKRYTRLRLVKEHQSQQEREHELLAIGRTSARMLDSPVSSLNMELLFEPDDQHSEPVHTVVFQGAAGIGKTILARKIMLDWASEKIYQDRFDYLFYIHCREVSLGTRRSLGDLIVSCCPDPNPPICKIVSKPSRILFLMDGFDELQGAFDEHTETLCTNWQKVERGDILLSSLIRKRLLPEASLLITTRPVALEKLQHLLDRPRHVEILGFSEAKRKEYFFKYFSDEQQATEAFRLIQENEVLFTMCFIPLVCWIVCTGLKQQMDSGKSLAQTSKTTTAVYVFFLSSLLQSHGENQKHQVSANIRGLCSLAADGIWNQKILFEECDLRNHGLQRADVSAFLRMNLFQKEVDCEKFYSFIHMTFQEFFAAMYYLLEEEEQGELRNLPWRSSKLPNRDVTVLLENYGKFEKGYLIFVVRFLFGLVNQERTSYLEKKLSCKISQHIRLELLKWIKEKAKAKNLQIQPSQLELFYCLYEMQEEDFVQKAMGHFPKIEISLSTRMDHVVSSFCIENCHSVESLSLRLLHNSSKEEEEEEEEEGEMQLSEVDHCVRLDPHAACTHRLVNCYVTLSLWQGLFSVLSTNSLNLTELNLSDNALGDPGVQVLCEMLQRPGCNIRRLWLGRCCLSHHCCFNISSVLSSNQKLMELDLSHNTLGDFGIRLLCVGLRHLFCNLKKLWLVSCCLTSACCEDLASVLSTNQSLTRLYLGENALGDAGVGILCEKAKHPQCKLQKLGLCEMYFNYDTKCALETLQEEKPELTIVFEPFW; this is encoded by the exons ATGAACATGACTAGTGTCCGTTGCAAGCTGGCCCGTTACCTGGAGGATCTGGAGGACGCAGACTTTAAGAAGTTCAAAATGCACTTACAAGACTATCCTTCTCAGAAAGGGTGCCGACCACTCCCTcggagtcagacagagaaagccGACCACATGGATCTGGCCACTCTGATGATTGACTTCAATGGTGAGGAGAAGGCATGGGCCATGGCAGTGTGGATTTTTGCTGCAATCAACAGGAGAGACCTTTATGAGAAAGCTAAGAGGGATGCACCAGAATGGG ATAATGTACATGTGGTATGCCAGGAAGAAAGCCTTGAAGAAGAGTGGATGGGTTTATTGGGGTACCTAACCAGAATCTCTATttgtaaaaaaaggaaag ATTACTGTAAGAAGTACAAAAAACACGTGAGGAGCAGATTCCAATGTATTAAAGACAGGAATGCCCGTCTAGGTGAGAGTGTGAACCTCAACAAACGCTACACCAGGCTGCGTCTTGTCAAAGAACACCAGAgccagcaggagagggagcaTGAACTCCTGGCCATTGGCAGGACCTCAGCCAGGATGCTGGACAGCCCTGTGAGTTCCCTGAATATGGAATTGCTGTTTGAGCCTGATGACCAACACTCAGAGCCTGTTCACACGGTGGTATTCCAGGGAGCGGCAGGCATTGGGAAAACAATACTGGCCAGGAAGATCATGTTGGATTGGGCATCAGAGAAAATTTACCAGGACAGGTTTGACTATTTGTTTTATATACACTGTCGGGAGGTAAGCCTCGGGACACGGAGGAGCCTGGGGGACCTGATTGTCAGCTGTTGCCCTGACCCAAATCCACCCATATGTAAGATTGTGAGCAAGCCTTCCAGGATTCTTTTCCTCATGGATGGCTTCGATGAGCTGCAGGGTGCCTTTGATGAGCACACAGAGACTCTATGCACAAACTGGCAGAAGGTGGAGCGGGGAGACATTCTCCTGAGCAGCCTCATCAGAAAGAGGCTCCTTCCTGAGGCCTCTTTACTCATCACCACAAGACCTGTGGCTCTGGAGAAACTGCAGCATTTGCTGGACCGTCCCCGTCATGTGGAGATCCTGGGTTTCTCAGAGGCCAAAAGAAAGGAatatttctttaagtatttttcagATGAGCAACAAGCCACAGAGGCCTTCAGGCTGATTCAGGAGAATGAGGTCCTCTTCACCATGTGCTTTATCCCCTTGGTCTGCTGGATTGTATGCACTGGGTTAAAGCAGCAGATGGACAGTGGCAAGAGTCTTGCCCAGACATCCAAGACCACCACTGCTGTGTatgtcttcttcctctccagtTTGTTGCAGTCTCATGGAGAGAACCAGAAACACCAAGTCTCTGCCAACATCCGGGGTCTCTGCTCACTGGCTGCAGATGGAATCTGGAATCAGAAAATCCTGTTTGAAGAGTGTGACCTTAGGAACCATGGCCTTCAGAGGGCCGATGTGTCTGCTTTCTTGAGGATGAACCTATTCCAAAAAGAAGTGGACTGTGAGAAATTCTACAGCTTCATTCACATGACTTTCCAGGAGTTCTTTGCTGCCATGTACTACCTGCTGGAAGAGGAGGAACAGGGAGAGTTGAGGAACCTGCCATGGAGAAGTTCCAAGCTTCCCAACCGAGACGTGACTGTCCTTCTTGAAAACTACGGCAAATTTGAAAAGGGATATCTGATCTTTGTTGTCCGTTTCCTCTTTGGCCTTGTAAACCAGGAGAGAACCTCCTACTTGGAGAAAAAACTGAGTTGCAAGATCTCTCAGCACATCAGGCTGGAACTgctaaaatggattaaagagaaAGCCAAGGCCAAGAATCTCCAAATCCAGCCCAGCCAGCTGGAATTGTTCTACTGTTTGTATGAGATGCAAGAGGAGGATTTTGTACAAAAAGCCATGGGCCATTTCCCCAAAATTGAGATCAGTCTCTCCACCAGAATGGACCATGTGGTTTCTTCCTTTTGTATTGAGAACTGCCACAGCGTGGAATCACTTTCCCTGAGGCTGCTTCATAACTCctcaaaggaggaggaggaggaagaggaggaagaaggggaaatgcAGCTCTCTGAGGTGGATCACTGTGTCCGCCTAGATCCTCATGCTGCCTGTACTCACCG GTTGGTGAATTGTTATGTCACTCTCAGCCTTTGGCAGGGGCTTTTCTCAGTCCTAAGCACTAACTCACTGAACCTCACTGAACTGAACCTCAGTGACAATGCTCTGGgggacccaggggtacaggtgttaTGTGAAATGCTCCAGCGACCCGGCTGTAATATTCGGAGACTGTG GTTGGGGCGGTGTTGCCTTTCCCATCACTGCTGCTTCAACATCTCCTCAGTCCTGAGCAGCAACCAGAAGCTGATGGAATTGGATCTGAGCCACAACACCCTGGGAGACTTTGGAATTAGACTTCTTTGTGTGGGGCTGAGGCATCTATTCTGCAATCTGAAGAAGCTTTG GTTGGTCAGTTGCTGTCTCACATCAGCATGTTGTGAGGACCTTGCATCCGTCCTGAGCACCAACCAGTCCCTGACCAGACTCTACTTGGGGGAAAATGCCTTGGGAGATGCAGGAGTTGGAATTCTATGTGAAAAAGCAAAGCATCCACAATGTAAGCTGCAGAAACTGGG